From a single Lewinella sp. LCG006 genomic region:
- a CDS encoding S8 family serine peptidase: MSTISVKSGKGELTLHKSKQLVGLKSVAARSLEKQAFVEKEVLANLGGFQVVTLEGQNNDIDVQLDKVRKEDVVAVGTHVYFAEGSNRPMIPTGEIYITFEDGVGPDEQQIVLDEYALKIVDRRSTTFLVAKVTAQSPNPLKAAAALQALSLVSTAEPDIDMPMDEYAFVAPNDSLLTHEWHLDNPGFVIDANFQLKKGADSRVISAWNRLGNTGSSSITVAVIDNGFDTNHPDLRGKMHKPYDLWTRTSQLPQGDTRFTHGTPCASVAIAASNGQGIVGAAPGVRFMPIHGTSFSAATTEEMFDYCVRNGADVISCSWGTTDARYSLNAVKEQAIARAAQQGRGGKGCVILYAVGNDDLNYVNYYAAHPDVIAVAASTSQDTHASYSNRGREVTICAPSNGDWPIIAARASWDEGLTWETGNYKFWRDGRSRGDNYKHFGGTSSSTPLVAGICALILSANPSLTAREVKSILQRTADKIGDPSEYDSSGHSLKYGFGRVNADRAVAEALRLKDAAQTTPPAPIPEVTDNISSGRGLFRFDVRKQDAKGWGVQIGAFYEYGNVLIQAEKLQKQFNAPVIVSINELNGKTVYKVTIGAYDSSAAANELLKRVKGAGISCFLRNLSDLA; this comes from the coding sequence ATGTCTACAATTTCTGTAAAAAGTGGTAAGGGAGAATTAACGCTGCACAAGAGTAAGCAACTTGTAGGCTTGAAATCAGTGGCCGCTCGCAGCCTTGAAAAACAGGCGTTTGTGGAGAAAGAAGTGCTGGCAAATCTGGGTGGATTCCAGGTGGTTACGCTCGAAGGCCAAAATAATGACATAGACGTCCAGTTAGACAAGGTACGTAAGGAAGACGTCGTAGCAGTAGGTACCCACGTGTATTTTGCAGAAGGGAGTAACCGCCCAATGATTCCAACGGGAGAAATTTATATCACTTTTGAAGATGGGGTCGGACCTGACGAGCAACAAATAGTGCTGGATGAATATGCTTTAAAGATTGTAGACCGGCGTTCGACGACCTTCCTGGTGGCAAAGGTGACTGCTCAATCGCCCAACCCGCTAAAAGCAGCAGCAGCGTTACAGGCACTTTCCTTGGTGTCGACGGCAGAGCCGGATATAGATATGCCAATGGATGAATATGCCTTCGTTGCGCCCAACGATAGCCTACTCACACACGAGTGGCACCTGGATAACCCGGGGTTTGTGATTGATGCCAATTTTCAGCTAAAGAAAGGCGCTGATTCTCGGGTAATAAGTGCCTGGAATCGATTAGGAAATACCGGTAGTTCATCCATCACAGTGGCGGTCATCGATAATGGTTTTGATACCAACCATCCTGATTTGCGAGGTAAGATGCACAAACCTTATGATCTCTGGACGCGTACTTCTCAATTACCCCAAGGAGATACTCGGTTTACCCATGGTACACCTTGTGCGAGTGTAGCGATTGCTGCCAGTAATGGACAAGGTATTGTCGGTGCTGCTCCAGGTGTGCGATTTATGCCGATCCACGGTACGTCTTTCAGTGCAGCCACGACGGAAGAAATGTTTGACTACTGTGTGCGAAATGGTGCTGATGTGATTAGCTGTTCTTGGGGGACAACGGATGCTCGGTACAGTTTGAATGCCGTAAAAGAACAAGCTATTGCTCGCGCCGCTCAACAGGGTAGGGGAGGAAAGGGCTGTGTTATACTCTATGCGGTAGGCAATGATGATCTTAATTATGTGAATTATTATGCAGCTCACCCGGATGTCATTGCGGTGGCGGCGAGCACTAGTCAGGACACCCATGCCAGTTATTCTAATCGCGGCCGGGAAGTGACCATCTGTGCACCATCAAATGGTGATTGGCCCATCATCGCAGCCCGAGCTTCCTGGGATGAGGGGCTGACTTGGGAAACGGGTAACTATAAATTTTGGCGAGACGGACGAAGCCGTGGTGATAATTACAAGCACTTTGGAGGAACCTCCAGCTCGACACCATTGGTGGCGGGAATTTGTGCGCTTATCCTGTCCGCTAACCCTTCCTTGACAGCGAGAGAGGTAAAATCTATCCTACAACGTACCGCAGATAAAATTGGTGACCCCTCAGAATATGATAGCAGTGGGCATTCGCTGAAGTATGGATTCGGCCGAGTCAATGCAGATAGAGCTGTTGCCGAAGCACTTCGATTAAAAGATGCCGCACAAACTACGCCTCCTGCTCCAATTCCAGAGGTGACTGACAATATCAGTAGTGGTCGAGGCTTATTTCGCTTTGACGTGCGCAAGCAAGATGCCAAGGGCTGGGGAGTACAGATTGGTGCTTTTTACGAGTACGGTAATGTGTTGATCCAGGCCGAAAAATTGCAAAAACAATTTAATGCACCGGTGATCGTGAGCATTAATGAGCTAAATGGTAAAACGGTCTATAAAGTTACCATCGGTGCTTATGATTCCTCAGCGGCGGCCAATGAGTTATTGAAACGCGTAAAGGGCGCCGGGATCAGTTGTTTCTTACGTAATCTGTCCGATTTGGCTTAA
- a CDS encoding HD domain-containing protein, with translation MDYLGAKADILGKLTNELPQSLYYHGLHHTLDVLYVAEELCALMRISAYETMLLKTAVLYHDAGFMFSSLDHELRGCEIAREALPAYGYFASEIERICGMIMATKIPQTPRNPLEEIICDADLDYLGRPDFYSIGATLFKELEAAGILKSEEEWNRIQVRFLETHAFFTPVNIQRRRPKKLQHLANLKALVATYS, from the coding sequence ATGGATTACCTCGGTGCTAAGGCTGATATTTTAGGGAAACTCACCAATGAGTTACCCCAATCACTTTATTACCATGGCTTGCACCATACACTCGATGTATTATATGTAGCGGAGGAGTTGTGTGCCCTTATGCGCATCTCAGCCTACGAGACGATGCTTTTAAAAACCGCTGTTTTGTATCACGATGCCGGGTTTATGTTTTCCAGTCTTGATCATGAGTTGCGGGGGTGCGAAATTGCTCGGGAAGCCTTGCCTGCATATGGTTATTTTGCTTCAGAAATTGAACGAATTTGTGGAATGATCATGGCAACTAAAATTCCACAGACACCTCGTAATCCTCTAGAAGAGATTATTTGTGATGCAGATTTGGATTATTTAGGTCGCCCCGATTTTTATTCCATTGGTGCTACTCTTTTCAAAGAACTAGAAGCTGCGGGTATTCTTAAATCCGAGGAAGAATGGAACCGTATTCAGGTCCGTTTTTTAGAAACGCATGCCTTTTTTACGCCCGTCAATATACAGCGACGCCGGCCGAAAAAGCTACAGCATTTGGCCAACTTGAAAGCCTTGGTTGCGACCTATTCGTAG
- a CDS encoding DUF4920 domain-containing protein, whose translation MKYFFQLFTFIAIVGFGTACGSTGQSKAMASENAESGDQTFGASFTPKAIVAYEDLSSKVTDTDSLAVTVQGTVAEVCQNKGCWMSITNGEGEDMMVRFKDYGFFMPKDISGREVIMNGKAFYQVTPVDELRHYAEDAGKSQEEIDAITEPKRELSFLADGVILVKK comes from the coding sequence ATGAAGTACTTTTTTCAATTATTTACATTCATCGCTATTGTAGGATTCGGAACAGCTTGTGGTTCCACTGGGCAGTCTAAGGCCATGGCTTCTGAAAATGCGGAATCAGGCGACCAAACTTTTGGCGCTTCTTTTACGCCTAAGGCCATCGTTGCTTATGAGGACTTATCGTCAAAAGTGACAGATACCGACAGTTTGGCTGTTACGGTGCAAGGTACTGTGGCCGAAGTTTGTCAAAACAAGGGGTGCTGGATGAGCATCACCAACGGTGAGGGAGAAGACATGATGGTCCGTTTTAAGGACTATGGATTCTTCATGCCTAAAGATATTTCTGGCCGGGAAGTGATCATGAATGGGAAGGCTTTTTACCAGGTTACTCCCGTAGATGAACTTCGTCATTACGCAGAGGATGCGGGCAAATCTCAAGAAGAAATTGATGCCATTACCGAACCCAAGCGGGAATTGAGTTTCCTTGCCGATGGCGTTATTTTGGTAAAGAAATAA
- a CDS encoding caspase family protein, producing MNKSLILFCLFIFTSLALSAQIGCNKGNCLNGYGTYSFPGGARYIGDFKEGKMHGEGILYYADGSKYVGNWLEQEREGKGRMTFANGDVYFGIFKAGKFHGQGIMNYANGNSYDGEWRNGQPNGQGTYSFQSNDRYEGQMKDGLFQGTGAMYYADGSRYEGEWENNKRQGLGTLYYNNGEQINGQWENNQYLADWGRMAYSGDTTSLRDCNTQNCDSGKGKFRYQDGSQYYGDFSQGIPDGIGSVYYFSGDRYEGGWNRHAPHGKGVMYYANGKVVGAIWEHGVPVRELFTSQQEAQATVRVDRSAEVKIWAVVVGAARYTHMPVLRYTDDDAYQLYAFLKSPEGGALPDHQIQLLIDEDATHQGILNAMRSVFLRADDNDMILFYFSGHGLQGAFLPVDYDGFANRLEHEEIRDILRQSRAKHKLVLADACHAGSLLAARAPIHIALQEYYDALNASSGGTALLLSSKGEEYSLEDRGLRSGIFSHFLIRGLKGEANTNSDNLITVRELFNFVHQRVRQYTGNVQTPTLTGTFDDNMPVSVIR from the coding sequence ATGAACAAGTCGCTCATTCTTTTTTGCCTGTTTATATTTACTAGTTTGGCACTGTCCGCGCAAATTGGCTGTAACAAAGGCAATTGCCTCAACGGCTATGGCACTTATAGCTTTCCTGGAGGAGCCCGCTATATCGGAGATTTCAAAGAAGGGAAAATGCACGGAGAGGGCATTCTCTACTATGCAGATGGTTCTAAATACGTTGGCAACTGGCTAGAACAGGAACGTGAGGGAAAGGGACGTATGACCTTTGCTAATGGCGATGTATATTTTGGCATTTTCAAAGCTGGAAAATTCCATGGTCAGGGAATCATGAATTATGCTAATGGCAACAGCTACGATGGCGAGTGGCGCAACGGTCAGCCTAATGGCCAAGGAACCTACAGTTTTCAAAGCAATGATCGCTACGAAGGCCAAATGAAAGACGGCCTTTTTCAAGGTACTGGTGCGATGTATTACGCCGATGGCAGCCGCTATGAAGGGGAATGGGAAAACAATAAACGGCAAGGCTTAGGTACACTCTACTACAATAATGGTGAACAAATCAACGGCCAATGGGAGAACAATCAATACCTGGCTGACTGGGGCCGGATGGCCTATTCCGGTGATACCACCAGCCTGCGCGACTGCAATACCCAAAACTGTGATTCAGGAAAAGGTAAATTCCGTTACCAAGATGGATCCCAGTACTACGGTGATTTCAGCCAGGGTATTCCTGATGGTATTGGTTCTGTTTACTATTTCTCCGGTGATCGCTATGAGGGGGGGTGGAATCGACACGCGCCACACGGTAAAGGAGTGATGTACTACGCTAACGGCAAGGTCGTAGGCGCCATTTGGGAACACGGTGTTCCCGTTCGCGAACTCTTTACCTCTCAACAAGAAGCACAAGCAACAGTAAGGGTGGATAGGAGTGCAGAAGTAAAAATCTGGGCCGTAGTTGTGGGTGCTGCTCGCTATACCCACATGCCGGTTTTGCGCTACACCGATGATGATGCTTACCAACTGTATGCCTTTTTGAAAAGCCCCGAAGGAGGTGCCTTGCCTGATCATCAGATTCAACTTTTGATTGATGAAGATGCAACACACCAGGGAATTCTCAATGCGATGCGTTCCGTTTTTCTTCGAGCCGACGACAATGATATGATCCTTTTCTACTTCTCCGGACACGGCTTACAAGGTGCTTTTCTCCCTGTAGATTATGATGGGTTTGCTAACCGCCTGGAACACGAAGAAATCAGAGACATCTTGCGCCAAAGTCGCGCCAAACACAAGCTTGTACTGGCCGATGCTTGCCACGCAGGTAGCCTCCTGGCAGCACGTGCACCTATCCATATTGCCCTTCAAGAATATTATGACGCGTTGAATGCCAGCAGTGGCGGCACTGCGCTCTTGCTATCGTCTAAAGGCGAAGAATATTCGCTGGAAGACCGCGGCTTACGTTCTGGGATATTCAGTCACTTCCTCATCCGCGGATTAAAAGGAGAGGCGAATACCAACTCCGATAATTTGATCACCGTCAGAGAGTTGTTTAACTTTGTTCACCAAAGGGTAAGACAATATACTGGCAACGTTCAAACGCCTACCCTCACCGGAACCTTTGACGACAATATGCCCGTTTCCGTTATCCGATAA
- a CDS encoding caspase family protein, which produces MPWSTLLICPFLLLVFGHSLKSQCLEGNCENGEGIFRYPDGKRYSGTFKQAQPAGEGALYHLNGERYLGQFYEGKPHGQGIYWYADGSFRQGYWRNGRLIQGKDHPVMNQPKGAAQPGCVAGDCTNGTGTYLTPGGAIYVGQFLHGEIHGQGICTYADGSRYEGQWQHRYPEGYGTKIWPDGQQFSGQWRRGQPITQNGLYQRAGQDFLSLNGTLVLQSGCLQGNCQDGQGIYAYADGSRYEGQFLAGQPHGQGVFYYPNGDYYRGQFAYGLPHGQGRRVCTDGNIMQGDWLEGGFLPTRTADQTKGCLSGNCQNGFGTYRFQQGDRYEGSFLNGKPHGHGLVQYQNGDRYEGEMEAGAFSGYGTYYEKSGNIFEGLWAAGKYLGNTRTTNATPQPSGATQRGKTWALIIGVSSYQHMPALRFPDDDAYRLFAFLKSPQGGAIPDQRIQVLIDEDATRKNILEAMQRLFLQAGPDDLLILYFSGHGIPGAFLPIDYNGADNLLTHQEIKQMLDRSAAGYKLCLADACHSGGLLAARGGQLPDVLSRYYENLADAQRGTALIMSSKAEETSLESSGLRQGVFSHFLLRGLKGEADQDGDGVIRVQELYRYIGEQVTAYTRFQQSPVIQGNYDQRMPVAVLR; this is translated from the coding sequence ATGCCCTGGTCAACTTTACTGATCTGCCCCTTTCTTCTCTTGGTATTTGGGCACTCACTAAAGTCTCAATGCCTCGAAGGAAACTGTGAGAATGGGGAAGGTATTTTTCGTTACCCCGACGGGAAGCGCTATAGTGGCACATTCAAGCAAGCTCAACCCGCTGGTGAAGGGGCCCTTTATCATCTTAATGGCGAGCGATACCTAGGTCAGTTTTACGAAGGGAAGCCCCACGGACAAGGTATTTACTGGTACGCTGACGGAAGTTTCCGGCAAGGTTACTGGCGCAATGGTCGATTGATCCAGGGAAAAGATCACCCTGTGATGAACCAACCCAAAGGTGCGGCTCAGCCTGGTTGCGTGGCGGGAGACTGCACCAACGGCACCGGTACCTACCTCACTCCTGGTGGAGCGATATACGTAGGGCAATTCCTTCATGGCGAGATCCATGGCCAAGGCATCTGTACTTATGCCGATGGTAGCCGCTACGAAGGCCAATGGCAACACCGCTATCCAGAAGGTTATGGTACCAAAATTTGGCCTGATGGGCAGCAATTTAGCGGACAATGGCGACGAGGGCAGCCTATTACCCAAAATGGCTTATACCAAAGAGCTGGTCAAGATTTCCTTTCGCTGAATGGTACCCTCGTTTTGCAATCGGGCTGTTTGCAGGGCAACTGTCAAGACGGACAAGGCATCTATGCTTATGCCGATGGTAGCCGCTACGAAGGTCAGTTTCTTGCCGGACAACCCCATGGACAGGGCGTTTTCTATTATCCCAACGGCGACTACTACCGTGGACAGTTTGCCTATGGCCTACCCCATGGACAAGGGCGCAGAGTTTGTACGGATGGCAATATCATGCAAGGTGACTGGCTGGAAGGAGGTTTCCTCCCTACGCGAACCGCCGACCAAACCAAAGGATGCCTCAGTGGCAATTGCCAAAACGGCTTCGGCACCTATCGCTTCCAGCAAGGAGATCGCTACGAAGGGAGCTTCCTCAATGGCAAGCCCCACGGTCATGGATTGGTGCAATATCAAAACGGCGATCGTTACGAAGGCGAGATGGAAGCGGGTGCTTTTTCCGGCTATGGCACTTACTACGAAAAAAGTGGCAATATCTTTGAAGGCCTTTGGGCCGCGGGCAAATACCTCGGTAACACCCGCACCACCAACGCAACGCCCCAGCCTTCTGGTGCTACCCAGCGTGGCAAAACCTGGGCCCTCATCATTGGCGTCTCTTCTTACCAACACATGCCTGCTCTTCGCTTTCCCGATGATGATGCCTACCGCTTGTTTGCCTTCCTAAAAAGCCCTCAGGGGGGAGCTATCCCCGACCAACGCATCCAGGTCTTGATCGACGAAGATGCCACCCGAAAAAATATCCTGGAAGCCATGCAACGGCTCTTTCTCCAAGCAGGGCCTGACGATCTCTTGATCCTCTATTTTTCCGGCCACGGCATTCCTGGTGCTTTTTTGCCCATTGATTACAACGGTGCCGACAATTTACTTACCCACCAGGAAATCAAGCAAATGTTGGATCGCAGTGCTGCTGGTTACAAACTATGCCTGGCGGATGCCTGCCACTCTGGAGGGCTCCTTGCTGCCCGCGGAGGCCAACTTCCGGATGTATTAAGTCGTTACTACGAAAACCTCGCCGATGCTCAAAGGGGTACAGCACTGATCATGTCCTCCAAAGCAGAAGAAACATCGCTCGAATCCAGTGGCCTCCGCCAAGGGGTATTC